One Tenuifilum sp. 4138str genomic region harbors:
- a CDS encoding DNA topoisomerase IV subunit B — protein sequence MSVGYSEDSIKTLEWQEHIRKRPGMYIGKLGDGSQPDDGIYILLKEVVDNSIDEFMMGNGKRIDIQLNEKTVSIRDYGRGIPQGKLIDVASKMNTGAKYDSKVFKKSVGLNGVGIKAVNALSNQFIIKSIREGLVREAEFAGGIIVNDKQYPANGEANGTYVQFTPDEAVFGQYSFQDEYIETMIRNYTYLNTNLTISFNGKEYISKNGLLDLLNENITTEPLYPIIHLKGEDIEVAITHGVGYGEDYYTFVNGQHTTQGGTHLTAFREAYVKTIREFYKKDFDPSDIRTSIIAAISIKVEDPVFESQTKTKLGSKDMGPNGPSVKQFITDFIKEKLDNFLHRNSETAQILLQKIIESEKERKAISGIKKIARERAKKASLHNRKLRDCRIHYNSKDDRAHESTLFITEGDSASGSITKSRDVNTQAVFSLRGKPLNTYGLTKKIVYENEEFNLLQAALDIEEDMENLRYNKIVIATDADVDGMHIRLLLITFFLQFFPELIRQEHLFILQTPLFRVRNKKKTVYCYTPEEKEKAIAELGPNPEITRFKGLGEISPDEFKNFIGPDMRLDLVRLTKEDQIHDLLEFYMGKNTPDRQDFIINNLRIEEDIIDEEPAPKADENNIDEEGNLDDENKNLVA from the coding sequence ATGAGTGTTGGATATTCTGAAGATAGTATTAAAACGTTGGAATGGCAGGAGCACATTCGCAAGCGCCCGGGAATGTATATCGGTAAGCTTGGCGACGGCTCTCAGCCCGACGATGGCATTTACATTCTGCTTAAGGAGGTGGTTGACAACTCCATTGATGAGTTCATGATGGGAAACGGTAAACGCATCGACATTCAGCTTAATGAAAAAACTGTTTCCATTCGCGACTATGGCCGTGGTATCCCGCAAGGGAAACTAATTGACGTGGCCTCCAAGATGAACACGGGTGCCAAGTATGACTCCAAGGTTTTCAAGAAATCGGTAGGCTTAAATGGGGTTGGTATAAAGGCGGTAAATGCGCTTTCCAACCAGTTTATCATAAAGAGTATTCGCGAGGGATTAGTTCGCGAGGCCGAGTTTGCCGGAGGTATCATTGTAAACGACAAGCAATACCCCGCCAATGGCGAGGCAAACGGTACTTACGTTCAGTTTACTCCTGACGAGGCGGTATTCGGTCAATACTCATTCCAGGATGAGTATATCGAAACCATGATCCGAAACTACACCTACCTCAACACCAACCTAACCATCAGCTTTAACGGCAAGGAGTATATTTCAAAAAACGGACTTCTCGACCTACTGAACGAAAACATAACAACAGAGCCACTCTACCCCATTATTCACCTGAAAGGTGAAGATATTGAGGTGGCAATTACCCACGGTGTTGGCTACGGCGAAGACTACTATACCTTTGTGAACGGCCAGCATACCACTCAGGGTGGTACACACCTAACCGCATTCCGCGAAGCCTACGTTAAAACCATCCGGGAGTTCTATAAAAAGGACTTTGACCCATCGGATATTCGTACTTCCATTATAGCAGCCATAAGCATTAAGGTTGAAGACCCCGTATTTGAGTCACAAACCAAAACCAAGCTTGGTAGCAAGGACATGGGCCCTAACGGTCCCTCGGTAAAGCAATTCATCACCGATTTTATTAAGGAAAAACTCGATAATTTCCTGCATCGCAATAGCGAAACTGCGCAAATTCTGCTACAAAAGATTATTGAGTCCGAAAAGGAACGTAAAGCTATATCGGGTATCAAAAAGATAGCCCGTGAGCGGGCTAAAAAGGCAAGCCTGCACAACCGCAAGCTACGCGATTGCAGGATCCATTACAACAGCAAGGATGACCGTGCGCATGAAAGTACCCTTTTTATTACCGAGGGCGACTCCGCAAGCGGTTCAATCACCAAATCGCGCGATGTAAATACACAGGCAGTATTCTCGCTCCGCGGTAAACCGTTAAACACCTACGGGCTAACCAAAAAGATAGTTTACGAGAACGAGGAGTTTAACCTACTACAAGCTGCGCTGGACATTGAGGAGGACATGGAAAACCTCCGCTACAACAAAATTGTAATAGCCACCGATGCCGATGTGGACGGTATGCACATCAGGTTGCTGCTCATAACCTTTTTCCTACAGTTCTTCCCTGAGCTAATCCGCCAGGAGCATCTCTTCATCCTCCAAACCCCACTTTTCAGGGTTCGTAATAAGAAGAAGACCGTTTACTGCTATACCCCCGAGGAGAAGGAAAAGGCAATAGCCGAACTTGGCCCAAACCCTGAAATAACAAGGTTTAAAGGGTTAGGTGAAATTTCGCCCGATGAGTTTAAGAACTTCATTGGCCCCGACATGAGGCTCGACCTGGTTCGTTTGACCAAGGAAGACCAAATACATGACCTTTTGGAGTTCTACATGGGCAAGAACACGCCCGACCGTCAGGATTTCATTATCAATAACCTCAGAATTGAGGAGGATATTATTGATGAGGAACCAGCCCCAAAAGCCGATGAGAATAACATCGACGAGGAGGGCAACCTTGACGATGAGAATAAAAACCTGGTAGCATAA